The following proteins come from a genomic window of Streptomyces sp. NBC_00539:
- a CDS encoding prolyl oligopeptidase family serine peptidase, translating into MPLDRSSLRRRSLPAPAQAPVPVHLAPVFAADPPTLLTAHGCWYPSVDPGGDQVAYICDRAGVPQLWSGSARGGEAHVLDADPDPVTEVSWSPDGRWIAYTSAPGGGEHTRVLVVRPDGTGRRVLAGAEPGAAAHLGCWTRDGAALAVTVAQPSADAGAHSGAGHLPEDASPGPADGTTGAAWTERDGHATLLGPPHRAEPGPYANGLPHLVPAPPAATADGAASGGLAAYLLDPDGTRAPVLLFSEAGAASLRVCDVGAEGRFVLLRRGPRGRREALLLDAASGRTTFRLPVADGDPWIGRLSADSRTLWLRSDADREFAALLRARLDGAGALQDLSVAAERHETALDLLSLPEHGGWALLAWNVHGASELETVGLPTADPDDGLGPHHRSVLPHEVVTRMAPVGRGGLFAALSGSRRRPGIWDLTSDFAPVRTGWSARDEDAAPPGRPPVSPVPLRCRARDGLMLGGWYYRAPERDPGRPAPCVIHLHGGPEEQERPVFNPLYHELLTRGMDVFAPDVRGSSGWGRSFVDADLGTGRFAAIDDVADCAAHVVTHGYADPLRLAVMGRSYGGYLTMASLVWHPDLFRTGVAVCGMSDLATFFAGTEPWIAQSAAAKYGHPERDRDLLRDLSPMSRIDQLRAPVLAVHGEHDTNVPPTESEQFVRAARERGVPAELLTLRNEGHEFLRADNRRLYRRAAADWLEQHLGSAALPRS; encoded by the coding sequence ATGCCCCTGGACCGCTCCTCCCTCCGCCGCCGTTCCCTGCCCGCCCCCGCGCAGGCCCCCGTCCCGGTACACCTGGCTCCCGTCTTCGCGGCGGACCCGCCGACACTGCTCACCGCCCACGGGTGCTGGTACCCCTCGGTCGACCCCGGCGGCGACCAGGTGGCGTACATCTGCGACCGGGCCGGCGTGCCCCAGCTGTGGAGCGGCTCCGCCCGCGGCGGCGAGGCCCACGTCCTCGACGCCGACCCCGACCCGGTGACCGAGGTGTCCTGGTCGCCCGACGGCCGCTGGATCGCGTACACCTCCGCCCCCGGAGGCGGCGAACACACGCGCGTGCTGGTGGTGCGCCCGGACGGGACCGGCCGCCGCGTACTCGCCGGCGCCGAGCCCGGGGCCGCCGCCCACTTGGGCTGCTGGACCCGCGACGGGGCGGCGCTGGCGGTCACCGTCGCCCAGCCCTCCGCCGACGCCGGCGCCCACAGCGGAGCCGGCCACCTCCCCGAGGACGCGTCCCCGGGCCCGGCCGACGGGACCACCGGGGCGGCGTGGACGGAACGCGACGGCCACGCCACCCTGCTCGGCCCGCCGCACCGGGCGGAACCGGGCCCGTACGCAAACGGCCTGCCGCACCTGGTACCGGCGCCGCCGGCCGCCACCGCCGACGGGGCGGCGAGCGGGGGCCTGGCCGCCTACCTGCTCGACCCCGACGGCACCCGGGCACCCGTCCTGCTGTTCAGCGAGGCCGGAGCCGCCTCGCTGCGCGTCTGCGATGTCGGCGCGGAAGGCCGCTTCGTGCTGCTCCGCCGCGGGCCGCGCGGGCGCCGCGAAGCCCTCCTGCTGGACGCGGCCTCGGGACGCACCACCTTCCGGCTGCCGGTCGCCGACGGCGACCCGTGGATCGGCAGGCTCTCGGCCGACTCGCGCACCCTGTGGCTGCGCAGCGACGCCGACCGCGAGTTCGCCGCCCTGCTGCGGGCCCGGCTGGACGGGGCCGGAGCGCTCCAGGACCTGTCGGTGGCCGCCGAGCGGCACGAGACGGCCCTGGACCTGCTGAGCCTTCCCGAGCACGGCGGGTGGGCCCTGCTCGCCTGGAACGTGCACGGGGCGAGCGAGCTGGAGACCGTGGGGCTCCCCACCGCCGACCCGGACGACGGCCTCGGACCGCACCACCGGTCGGTCCTGCCGCACGAGGTGGTGACCCGCATGGCACCAGTAGGGCGCGGCGGACTGTTCGCCGCCCTGTCCGGCTCCCGGCGCAGGCCCGGCATCTGGGACCTGACCAGCGACTTCGCACCCGTCCGGACCGGCTGGTCGGCCCGTGACGAGGACGCGGCGCCGCCCGGGCGGCCCCCGGTCAGCCCCGTGCCCCTGCGGTGCCGGGCCCGGGACGGGCTGATGCTCGGCGGCTGGTACTACCGGGCGCCGGAACGCGATCCGGGGCGCCCGGCGCCGTGCGTGATCCACCTCCACGGCGGCCCCGAAGAGCAGGAGCGGCCCGTGTTCAACCCGCTCTACCACGAGCTCCTCACCCGGGGGATGGACGTGTTCGCCCCCGACGTGCGCGGCTCCTCGGGCTGGGGGCGGTCCTTCGTCGACGCGGACCTCGGCACCGGCCGGTTCGCGGCCATCGACGACGTCGCGGACTGCGCCGCCCACGTGGTCACCCACGGCTACGCAGACCCGCTGCGGCTGGCGGTGATGGGCCGTTCCTACGGCGGCTACCTCACCATGGCCTCGCTGGTCTGGCACCCCGACCTCTTCCGCACCGGCGTCGCCGTCTGCGGGATGTCGGACCTCGCCACGTTCTTCGCCGGCACCGAGCCGTGGATCGCCCAGTCGGCCGCGGCGAAGTACGGCCATCCCGAGCGGGACCGGGACCTCCTGCGCGACCTGTCCCCGATGAGCCGCATCGACCAGCTGCGCGCACCCGTGCTGGCCGTCCACGGCGAGCACGACACGAACGTGCCCCCGACGGAGTCGGAGCAGTTCGTCCGCGCGGCGCGCGAGCGCGGGGTGCCGGCCGAGCTGCTGACCCTGCGCAACGAGGGGCACGAGTTCCTGCGGGCGGACAACCGCCGCCTCTACCGGCGCGCGGCGGCGGACTGGCTGGAGCAGCACCTCGGCAGCGCCGCCCTGCCCCGGTCATGA
- a CDS encoding terpene synthase family protein: MTASPRPSRLGDRLPPFYCPLERDLVHPEAKEVEARAVEWVDAFGLYPDAVERAWGLATHSADFTCRIIPEGDVEALLLFAEWNYWANAVDDWQDSGSEEVGTGAVVEHGVRLLRTIENPGASVLPDGPMTRALVDLVRRTHAMLSPFELRRFVEGTRDWLLGAAWRAAQAEAGSVPGLNDFAAMGPLANGTRFSLTWSDVARRDRLPAEVLCSPAVTALTDAAGFIVSADNDLFSYDKDDHLEPREVNLVNVLAAQEHCSPAEAVPLAVALRDRVMVLFTTLRAQLSEGADRELRRHLAALGHYVAGCIAWQSRAPRYASPRNRYELPLAEAGFAIRYADAPSAAGTEPPDLPALASWWQWVRD, from the coding sequence ATGACCGCCTCGCCCCGTCCCTCTCGTCTCGGTGACCGGCTACCGCCGTTCTACTGCCCGCTGGAGCGCGACCTCGTCCACCCCGAGGCCAAAGAGGTGGAGGCCCGTGCGGTCGAGTGGGTGGACGCCTTCGGCCTCTACCCCGACGCGGTCGAGCGTGCGTGGGGACTGGCCACGCACAGCGCCGACTTCACCTGCCGCATCATCCCCGAGGGGGACGTGGAGGCCCTGCTGCTGTTCGCCGAGTGGAACTACTGGGCCAATGCCGTCGACGACTGGCAGGACTCGGGCTCCGAGGAGGTGGGGACGGGCGCCGTCGTCGAACACGGTGTGCGGCTGCTGCGGACCATCGAGAACCCGGGCGCGTCCGTGCTGCCCGACGGCCCCATGACGCGCGCGCTGGTGGACCTGGTCAGACGCACCCACGCCATGCTCAGCCCGTTCGAGCTGCGCAGGTTCGTCGAGGGCACCCGGGACTGGCTGCTCGGGGCGGCCTGGCGGGCCGCGCAGGCCGAGGCGGGCAGTGTGCCGGGGCTGAACGACTTCGCCGCGATGGGACCGCTGGCGAACGGTACGCGGTTCTCGCTGACCTGGTCCGACGTCGCCCGCAGGGACCGGCTGCCGGCAGAGGTGCTGTGCTCCCCCGCCGTCACGGCGCTCACCGACGCGGCGGGTTTCATCGTCAGTGCCGACAACGACCTGTTCTCCTACGACAAGGACGACCACCTGGAGCCGCGGGAGGTGAACCTCGTCAACGTCCTCGCCGCCCAGGAGCACTGCTCCCCCGCCGAGGCGGTCCCGCTCGCGGTGGCCCTGCGTGACCGGGTGATGGTCCTGTTCACCACGCTGAGGGCGCAACTCTCGGAGGGGGCCGACCGGGAACTGCGCCGCCACCTGGCGGCGTTGGGCCACTACGTGGCCGGCTGCATCGCCTGGCAGAGCCGGGCGCCGCGGTACGCGAGTCCGCGCAACCGGTACGAACTGCCCCTCGCGGAGGCGGGTTTCGCGATCCGCTACGCCGATGCGCCCAGCGCTGCCGGGACCGAGCCGCCGGATCTGCCGGCGCTCGCCTCCTGGTGGCAGTGGGTGCGCGACTGA
- a CDS encoding cytochrome P450 — protein MSTHPTPPPECPAHVAGAGGALYRLHGPEAQADPLGLYEKLRAEYGPVAPVLVSGDLPAWLVLGHRENLDVARTPSRFARDPRGWRDMREGRVPADTPLGPMVTWVPVCNFTDGPVHDRLRGAVVDSLERFDKRGIRRYVTRFANQLVDRIAADGHADLVASFSDQLPMLVMTQLVGAPDEHGPRLVKAARDMLQGTETALQSDRYVTLTLEQLVMDRKAEPGHDLASWLLEHPADLSETEVLMHLRVVLIAAYETTANLIANTLRTVLTDPRFRASLSGGHMTLPDALEQVLWDDPPINTIIGRWATGDTLLGGRQVKAGDMLLLGLAAGNADPQIRPDPSVSVHGNRSHLAFSSGPHECPGQDIGRAIADTGIEVLLDRLPDLQLAVDASELQWRGTLMSRHLLSLPVRFTPRSVENAGPHTERPSEHPPHVAVIPPQPTAAPTAAGHRRGVSWWRRLFGRR, from the coding sequence GTGAGTACCCACCCCACCCCGCCGCCCGAGTGCCCCGCCCACGTGGCGGGAGCCGGGGGCGCCCTGTACCGGCTCCACGGACCGGAGGCGCAGGCCGACCCCCTGGGGCTGTACGAGAAGCTGCGGGCCGAGTACGGCCCGGTGGCGCCCGTACTGGTCAGCGGCGACCTCCCGGCCTGGCTCGTCCTCGGCCACCGGGAGAACCTCGACGTGGCGCGCACCCCTTCGCGGTTCGCCCGCGACCCCCGGGGCTGGCGCGACATGAGAGAGGGCCGGGTACCGGCCGACACCCCGCTCGGCCCCATGGTCACCTGGGTGCCGGTGTGCAACTTCACCGACGGGCCCGTCCACGATCGGCTGCGCGGGGCCGTGGTGGATTCCCTGGAGCGCTTCGACAAGCGCGGCATCCGCCGGTACGTGACCCGCTTCGCCAACCAGCTCGTCGACCGGATCGCCGCCGACGGCCACGCCGACCTCGTGGCCTCCTTCTCCGACCAGCTCCCCATGCTGGTCATGACCCAGCTCGTGGGGGCCCCCGACGAACACGGGCCCCGGCTGGTCAAGGCGGCACGCGACATGCTCCAGGGGACCGAGACGGCCCTGCAGAGCGACCGCTACGTCACCCTGACGCTGGAACAGCTGGTCATGGACCGCAAGGCCGAGCCCGGTCACGACCTCGCCTCCTGGCTGCTGGAGCACCCCGCGGACCTCAGCGAGACCGAGGTGCTGATGCACCTGCGCGTCGTGCTGATCGCGGCGTACGAGACCACCGCCAACCTGATCGCGAACACGCTGCGGACCGTACTGACCGACCCGCGCTTCCGGGCCAGCCTGTCCGGAGGGCACATGACGCTGCCCGACGCCCTGGAGCAGGTCCTCTGGGACGACCCGCCGATCAACACGATCATCGGGCGCTGGGCCACCGGGGACACCCTGCTCGGCGGCCGGCAGGTGAAGGCCGGAGACATGCTGCTGCTGGGTCTGGCCGCGGGGAACGCCGACCCGCAGATCCGTCCCGATCCGAGCGTCTCCGTCCACGGCAACCGCTCCCACCTGGCGTTCAGCAGCGGGCCGCACGAGTGCCCCGGCCAGGACATCGGCCGCGCCATCGCGGACACCGGCATCGAAGTGCTGTTGGACCGGTTGCCCGACCTGCAGCTGGCGGTCGACGCGAGCGAGCTCCAGTGGCGCGGCACCCTCATGTCGCGCCACCTGCTGTCACTGCCCGTGCGGTTCACCCCGCGTTCCGTCGAGAACGCCGGTCCGCACACCGAGCGGCCCTCCGAGCACCCGCCGCACGTCGCCGTGATCCCGCCGCAGCCGACGGCGGCGCCCACCGCCGCCGGGCACCGGCGCGGTGTCAGCTGGTGGCGCCGGCTGTTCGGCCGCCGCTGA
- a CDS encoding SAM-dependent methyltransferase, whose protein sequence is MRVTPLIASLGTGRGASADEQVRLYYSGKTHDILQKYGPGPRVHFHVGLFPDGSPPTTVPQGALKQHLLDAQERIVEYAARSWGAYEAPPSRVLDIGCGLGGTSLYWAQEHGASVTGLTVAAEHVPLIRHFARQAGVGGRVEPRVADVHDLHDTRAYDAAYANESSGYTDRKRLFEVVAKALRPGGWFGIQEHFVRRSEWLGFIDGYYRTRLGTHSEYLEAAEAAGFEVVQDEDVTDSVVEFWVQSMAWNTAELDRIRAGGEPAAWSGVRLEQSTIAHSKLFRLWRDHAMETRLLRFRIGGGR, encoded by the coding sequence ATGCGCGTTACCCCCCTCATAGCGTCCTTAGGCACCGGCCGCGGCGCGTCCGCGGACGAGCAGGTGCGGCTCTACTACAGCGGCAAGACCCACGACATCCTCCAGAAGTACGGACCCGGCCCGCGCGTCCACTTCCATGTGGGCCTTTTCCCCGACGGGTCGCCACCCACCACCGTCCCCCAGGGCGCGCTCAAGCAGCACCTCCTCGACGCGCAGGAGCGGATAGTCGAGTACGCGGCCCGCTCCTGGGGCGCGTACGAGGCTCCGCCGTCGCGGGTCCTCGACATCGGCTGCGGCCTCGGCGGCACCTCCCTCTACTGGGCGCAGGAGCACGGCGCTTCGGTCACCGGCCTCACCGTCGCGGCGGAACACGTGCCGCTCATCCGGCACTTCGCCCGTCAGGCGGGCGTCGGGGGCCGGGTGGAACCCCGGGTGGCCGATGTGCACGACCTGCACGACACCCGCGCGTACGACGCCGCATACGCCAACGAAAGCAGCGGGTACACCGACCGCAAGCGCCTCTTCGAGGTCGTCGCCAAAGCGCTCAGACCCGGAGGGTGGTTCGGCATCCAGGAGCACTTCGTACGCCGCTCCGAGTGGCTCGGATTCATCGACGGCTACTACCGGACCCGGCTGGGAACCCACTCCGAATACCTGGAGGCGGCCGAGGCGGCCGGCTTCGAGGTGGTGCAGGACGAGGACGTGACCGACTCGGTGGTGGAGTTCTGGGTGCAGTCGATGGCGTGGAACACCGCCGAACTCGACCGGATCCGTGCGGGCGGTGAGCCCGCCGCATGGAGCGGCGTACGGCTGGAGCAGTCGACGATCGCGCACAGCAAGCTCTTCCGGCTCTGGCGTGACCATGCGATGGAGACGCGGTTGCTGCGCTTCCGGATCGGCGGCGGCCGATGA
- a CDS encoding sensor histidine kinase, whose translation MAQKDIPPEAARPDAGTSWMMPAITAVAAVCLIGALISSSEPVRTACVALGAVCTAAALAEALRRGRALAAGRAEVAALHHALSRQETEAVRLSQVVLTEAIERLRKGELPEEVLTALGGRGGQGNRWGNDTALTPRYRAALQTVLALVIDTVDNEENLRHSAQRAFVNIARRVQAIVHQQAQEMREMEDRHGRDPDVFGDLLRLDHGTALIGRLADSISVLGGARPGRQWSRAVTLYSVLRGAMSRIIDYQRVELHSVSEVAVVGPIVEPLIHTLAELLDNATRYSPPHTRVHLTAAEVQSGIAVEIEDGGLSMSEEARRRAERMLAQAQSGIDLNDLGETPRLGLAVVGRLAQAYGFQVSLRSSAYGGVRAVVIVPQHLITTTAAATGTAHGIGSSSGPRAVPPAPREHPVERSSAAVAAPRPAPASVPRPTPAAGGPATERTATGLPQRRRKDRANFYDAPPAAEPQSAHDPGPGMWLEAFHSGLSGGSGQDAQAARDTGDTSGSATKGA comes from the coding sequence ATGGCGCAAAAAGACATTCCACCCGAAGCCGCTCGCCCCGATGCGGGAACGAGCTGGATGATGCCCGCGATCACCGCCGTGGCCGCCGTGTGCCTCATCGGCGCGCTGATCTCCTCCTCGGAACCGGTCCGCACCGCCTGCGTGGCCTTGGGCGCCGTGTGCACCGCCGCGGCACTCGCCGAAGCGCTCCGGCGCGGCCGCGCGCTCGCCGCCGGCCGCGCCGAGGTCGCGGCCCTCCACCACGCCCTGTCCCGGCAGGAGACCGAAGCGGTGCGCCTGTCCCAGGTGGTGCTGACCGAGGCCATCGAGCGACTGCGCAAGGGCGAGTTGCCCGAGGAGGTGCTGACCGCCCTCGGCGGCCGCGGCGGGCAGGGCAACCGCTGGGGCAACGACACGGCCCTGACGCCGCGGTACAGAGCCGCCCTGCAGACCGTGCTCGCCCTCGTCATCGACACCGTCGACAACGAGGAGAACCTCCGCCACTCGGCGCAGCGGGCCTTCGTGAACATCGCCCGCCGCGTGCAGGCGATCGTCCACCAGCAGGCCCAGGAGATGCGCGAGATGGAGGACCGCCACGGCCGCGACCCGGACGTGTTCGGCGACCTCCTGCGCCTGGACCACGGCACCGCCCTCATCGGCCGGCTCGCCGACTCCATCTCCGTCCTCGGCGGGGCGCGCCCCGGCCGCCAGTGGAGCAGGGCCGTCACCCTGTACAGCGTGCTGCGCGGCGCGATGTCGCGGATCATCGACTACCAGCGGGTGGAGCTCCACTCGGTCTCCGAGGTCGCCGTCGTCGGACCGATCGTGGAGCCGCTGATCCACACCCTCGCGGAGCTGCTGGACAACGCCACCCGCTACTCGCCGCCCCACACCCGGGTCCACCTCACGGCCGCCGAGGTGCAGTCGGGCATCGCCGTGGAGATCGAGGACGGCGGCCTCAGCATGAGCGAGGAGGCCCGCAGGCGCGCCGAGCGGATGCTCGCGCAGGCCCAGTCCGGCATCGACCTCAACGACCTGGGCGAGACGCCGCGGCTCGGTCTCGCGGTGGTCGGCCGGCTGGCGCAGGCGTACGGGTTCCAGGTGTCCCTGCGCTCCTCCGCGTACGGCGGCGTGCGCGCCGTCGTCATCGTCCCGCAGCACCTGATCACCACCACGGCCGCGGCGACCGGCACCGCCCACGGCATCGGTTCCTCCTCGGGCCCCAGGGCAGTGCCCCCCGCACCGCGCGAGCACCCCGTCGAGCGCTCGTCCGCCGCCGTGGCCGCGCCCCGCCCGGCGCCGGCCTCCGTACCCCGGCCGACGCCCGCGGCCGGCGGACCCGCCACCGAACGCACGGCGACCGGCCTGCCGCAGCGGCGCCGCAAGGACCGTGCCAACTTCTACGACGCCCCGCCCGCAGCGGAGCCGCAGTCGGCGCACGACCCCGGCCCCGGCATGTGGCTGGAGGCGTTCCACAGCGGCCTGTCCGGCGGGTCCGGCCAGGACGCCCAGGCCGCCCGGGACACAGGGGACACGTCGGGCTCAGCGACCAAAGGGGCATGA
- a CDS encoding VOC family protein, producing the protein MIKPAGATPRMKLTAITLDCADPEALAAFYQRATGLGLHEESDADFAGLTREDGLFLGFQRVDGYVAPRWPGQAVPQQVHLDFEVEDLDEAEALLLEWGAVKPAHQPGGEGWRVPLDPAGHPFCLTRA; encoded by the coding sequence ATGATCAAGCCTGCCGGAGCGACCCCGCGGATGAAGCTGACCGCGATCACCTTGGACTGCGCGGATCCCGAGGCGCTGGCGGCGTTCTACCAGCGGGCCACCGGCCTCGGACTCCACGAGGAGTCCGACGCGGACTTCGCCGGCCTCACCCGCGAGGACGGGCTCTTCCTCGGTTTCCAGCGGGTCGACGGCTACGTGGCTCCGCGCTGGCCCGGCCAGGCCGTGCCTCAGCAGGTCCACCTCGACTTCGAGGTGGAAGACCTCGACGAAGCCGAGGCGCTGCTGCTGGAGTGGGGCGCGGTCAAGCCGGCGCACCAACCGGGCGGGGAGGGGTGGCGGGTCCCGCTGGACCCGGCCGGGCATCCCTTCTGCCTCACCCGCGCCTGA
- a CDS encoding N-acetylglutaminylglutamine amidotransferase, protein MCGLSGEVRFDGRRPDLAAVERMTDEMEDRGPDGRGAWSQGSVALGHRRLKIIDLSESGAQPMTDPHLGITAVFNGCLYNYRELRGRLEGLGHRFFSDSDTEVLLKAYAQWRHECVEHLVGMFAFAVAEHHTGRVVLGRDRLGIKPLYLTQDADRLRFASSLPALLAGGGVDTSFDPVALHQYLTWHGTVPAPRTVLAGVRKLPPATVRVVEPDGTHRDHLYWQPSYTRRADLGNDPARWQEAVHDALRTAVRRRMVADVPVGVLLSGGLDSSLIVALLAEEGHSDLATFAMGFESERGQEGDEFRYSDLVARRFSTDHHQYMIPSDRLPAALETAIAAMSEPMVSHDAVAFHLLSEQVAKEVKVVLCGQGADEVFAGYHWYPPIAGAARPDAPDAYADVYFDRPHDDVAAVLHPDVTAGHDASREFVHAHMAAPGAQSTLDATLRLDVHALMPDDPVKRVDNMTMAWGLEARVPFLDHELVELAAACPPELKLAQDGKGVLKDLGRQILPREVVDRPKGYFPVPAVRHMAEPVLSRVREALTAPEARRRALFDQRRVAELLAEPGRHRTKRGASTLWQVASLEIWLQTHGIN, encoded by the coding sequence ATGTGTGGCCTGAGCGGGGAAGTGCGCTTCGACGGCAGGCGACCGGACCTCGCCGCGGTCGAACGCATGACCGACGAGATGGAGGACCGCGGACCGGACGGCAGAGGCGCCTGGTCACAGGGCTCCGTAGCCCTGGGCCACCGCCGGTTGAAGATCATCGACCTCTCGGAGAGCGGCGCCCAGCCGATGACCGACCCCCACCTGGGGATCACGGCCGTCTTCAACGGGTGCCTCTACAACTACCGTGAGCTGCGCGGACGGCTCGAAGGCCTGGGCCACCGCTTCTTCTCCGACTCCGACACGGAAGTGCTCCTCAAGGCCTACGCCCAGTGGCGGCACGAATGCGTCGAGCACCTGGTCGGCATGTTCGCCTTCGCCGTGGCCGAGCACCACACCGGCCGCGTGGTACTGGGCCGTGACCGGCTCGGGATCAAGCCGCTCTACCTCACCCAGGACGCGGACCGGCTCCGCTTCGCCTCGTCCCTGCCCGCCCTCCTCGCGGGCGGCGGCGTGGACACCTCGTTCGACCCGGTGGCGCTCCACCAGTACCTGACCTGGCACGGCACGGTCCCCGCACCGCGCACCGTGCTGGCCGGCGTGCGCAAACTGCCGCCCGCGACCGTCCGCGTGGTCGAGCCGGACGGCACCCACCGCGACCACCTCTACTGGCAGCCGTCCTACACCCGCCGCGCGGACCTCGGCAACGACCCGGCACGCTGGCAGGAGGCCGTCCACGACGCCCTGCGCACGGCGGTGCGCCGCCGCATGGTGGCCGACGTGCCGGTGGGCGTCCTGCTCTCCGGCGGGCTGGACTCCAGCCTCATCGTGGCCCTGCTGGCAGAGGAGGGCCACAGCGACCTGGCGACCTTCGCGATGGGCTTCGAGTCCGAGCGCGGACAGGAGGGCGACGAGTTCCGGTACTCGGACCTGGTCGCACGGCGGTTCTCCACGGACCACCACCAGTACATGATCCCCTCCGACCGGCTCCCGGCCGCGCTGGAAACCGCGATCGCAGCCATGAGCGAGCCCATGGTCAGCCATGACGCCGTGGCCTTCCACCTGCTGTCGGAGCAGGTCGCCAAGGAGGTGAAGGTGGTCCTGTGCGGGCAGGGCGCCGACGAGGTGTTCGCGGGCTACCACTGGTACCCGCCGATCGCCGGGGCCGCCCGCCCCGACGCGCCGGACGCGTACGCCGACGTCTACTTCGACCGCCCGCACGACGACGTCGCCGCCGTCCTGCACCCGGACGTGACCGCCGGACACGATGCCTCGCGCGAATTCGTCCACGCCCACATGGCGGCCCCCGGCGCCCAGAGCACGCTGGACGCCACCTTGCGCCTGGACGTCCACGCGCTGATGCCCGACGATCCGGTCAAACGGGTCGACAACATGACGATGGCCTGGGGCCTGGAGGCGCGCGTGCCCTTCCTCGACCACGAGCTGGTCGAACTCGCCGCGGCCTGCCCTCCCGAACTCAAGCTGGCGCAGGACGGCAAGGGCGTGCTCAAGGACCTCGGCCGGCAGATCCTGCCCCGAGAGGTGGTGGACCGCCCCAAGGGGTACTTCCCCGTTCCCGCGGTGCGGCACATGGCCGAGCCGGTGCTCAGCCGCGTGCGCGAGGCGCTGACCGCCCCGGAAGCGCGGCGGCGCGCCCTCTTCGACCAGCGACGGGTGGCCGAGCTGCTCGCGGAACCCGGCCGCCACCGCACGAAACGCGGAGCCAGCACCCTGTGGCAGGTGGCTTCGCTGGAGATCTGGTTGCAGACCCACGGCATCAACTGA
- a CDS encoding DUF742 domain-containing protein, with translation MSEPPSSWEDNTPERLYVITGGRSGPSTAVQLDLVTLVVAKVPARPEMQPEHAAILRMCQSPLSVAEIAAYAGLPVSAVIVLVGDLMTARRVHVRPPVPAAQLPDLALIEAVINGLQKL, from the coding sequence GTGAGTGAGCCACCCTCAAGCTGGGAGGACAACACTCCCGAACGGCTCTACGTCATCACCGGCGGCCGCAGCGGACCATCCACCGCCGTCCAGCTCGACCTCGTGACCCTGGTCGTCGCCAAGGTGCCGGCCCGGCCCGAGATGCAGCCCGAGCACGCGGCGATCCTGCGGATGTGCCAGTCGCCGCTGTCGGTGGCCGAGATCGCCGCGTACGCCGGTCTGCCCGTGAGCGCCGTCATCGTGCTGGTCGGGGACCTGATGACCGCTCGGCGCGTACACGTACGCCCGCCCGTTCCCGCCGCCCAGCTACCCGACCTTGCTCTGATCGAGGCAGTGATCAATGGACTTCAAAAGCTCTGA
- a CDS encoding GTP-binding protein, with the protein MDFKSSDAPRGPRPGDILPQTAAAAVKIVIVGGFGVGKTTMVGAVSEIRPLTTEETMTKAGIGVDDTRGVARKTTTTVAMDFGRISINDELVLYLFGTPGQERFWFLWRGLFEGALGAVVLLDTRRLETSFDVIGRLEERGVPFVVAVNSFPDAPEHPLEELRQALDLPRAVPILVCDARRRDSSRDVLLTLMRYLHSQAATQEAM; encoded by the coding sequence ATGGACTTCAAAAGCTCTGACGCGCCGCGCGGGCCGCGCCCCGGGGACATACTCCCCCAGACGGCGGCGGCTGCCGTCAAGATCGTCATCGTCGGCGGTTTCGGCGTCGGCAAGACGACGATGGTCGGCGCGGTCAGCGAGATCAGACCGCTGACCACCGAAGAGACCATGACCAAGGCGGGCATCGGTGTCGACGACACCCGGGGCGTGGCGCGCAAGACCACCACGACCGTGGCCATGGACTTCGGCCGCATCAGCATCAACGACGAACTCGTGCTCTACCTGTTCGGCACTCCCGGCCAGGAGCGGTTCTGGTTCCTGTGGCGCGGCCTCTTCGAGGGCGCCCTCGGCGCGGTCGTACTCCTCGACACCCGGCGCCTGGAGACCAGCTTCGACGTCATCGGCCGGCTGGAGGAACGGGGCGTCCCCTTCGTCGTGGCCGTCAACTCCTTCCCCGACGCCCCCGAGCATCCATTGGAAGAGCTGCGCCAAGCCCTCGACCTGCCCCGCGCCGTACCGATCCTCGTCTGCGACGCCAGACGGCGGGACTCGTCCCGCGACGTCCTGCTGACCCTCATGCGCTACCTGCACTCGCAGGCGGCGACCCAGGAGGCAATGTGA
- a CDS encoding roadblock/LC7 domain-containing protein, translating into MTQRSSMDWMLKDLAAGVPQTRHVIVLSADGLCVAQYGAETDTADRLAAACAGLQSLAGAVASELPRSEGRMRLVVIEMDGGFFYLMAAGDGSYLAVLADEGVDAGLMGAQMRNLVTRMGEHLSSPPRHDGQPA; encoded by the coding sequence ATGACTCAGCGAAGCAGTATGGACTGGATGCTCAAGGACCTGGCCGCCGGAGTGCCGCAGACGCGGCACGTGATCGTACTGTCCGCGGACGGGCTGTGCGTGGCGCAGTACGGGGCCGAGACCGACACGGCCGACCGCCTGGCGGCGGCCTGTGCCGGCCTGCAGAGCCTCGCGGGGGCGGTGGCCTCCGAACTGCCCCGCTCCGAAGGCAGAATGCGGCTGGTCGTGATCGAGATGGACGGCGGGTTCTTCTACCTGATGGCCGCGGGCGACGGCTCCTACCTGGCGGTCCTGGCCGACGAGGGCGTCGACGCGGGCCTGATGGGTGCCCAGATGCGCAACCTGGTGACCCGGATGGGGGAGCACCTGAGCAGCCCGCCCCGACATGACGGGCAGCCCGCGTGA